The Corticium candelabrum chromosome 17, ooCorCand1.1, whole genome shotgun sequence genome has a segment encoding these proteins:
- the LOC134193387 gene encoding uncharacterized protein LOC134193387 isoform X1 codes for MVTFRKGTRLPVIVEEATADIVVVSIKTEERTLRGVLLDSTIRTSESEEKQGIFETLSLPSKEMQPVRTSTTRRDTLPHINTYKSHFKGETGDKRAIHKRISSNLKEKRRQENGEKKRKIRQSSTHLNQMSSCDVAQGILDKNKRRQSDGHDGVKAKATKQNEIASNSGLDCSRIDGLHPMNDETVDSCTSTGSEMVNATKKIASFAYPLPHSDCYRSQSERQVSMYTMIQPTPSIPPFAYPYLGCIAPLQSSTFPHPGFSHLPNFMAYGIWNTNHEMTTEINPGFQDKIVSPVEDKQKSVAPHRDVHYPPSPNSLHQLDRPPSIDTPTDNCNDSDEEQRYQSDGDLEQRMSTRVGENTDKNQSFIPDPLDDKTSSRSQSLQQEENKSNSKREAKLNQKWIETRKAHQRRELSSKEAKKNISTRLTPNMTKRKKPIAQTKRLVRARIRTATTEEDAALFEALWISKQEQNFDKKQTVKPSPRPPVPTARKKRVYGNPEFFYSPRPSSSRSKCANDDVPRYKIDDIVWAKLVSRPWWPAKVLSFSKDDGHSMYDVSVQWLGKSSNCTDVLPSSLICPFSENFDEHYLPNKTKSTYVKAVRDALQKSELEVNRFTRLSDQRH; via the coding sequence GACAAGTGAAAGTGAAGAGAAACAAGGTATATTCGAAACGTTATCTCTTCCAAGCAAAGAAATGCAACCGGTAAGAACATCAACGACAAGAAGAGACACTCTCCCTCATATCAACACTTACAAATCGCATTTCAAAGGCGAAACTGGTGACAAACGAGCGATACACAAAAGGATTTCGTCAAATCTAAAAGAGAAaagaagacaagaaaatgGAGAAAAGAAGAGGAAAATACGCCAATCATCAACTCATCTAAATCAGATGTCAAGCTGTGACGTCGCCCAGGGAATattagacaaaaacaaacgaCGACAATCAGACGGTCACGATGGAGTCAAAGCAAAAGcgacaaaacaaaatgaaatcGCGTCGAACTCTGGCTTAGACTGCAGCCGTATTGATGGCCTGCATCCAATGAATGACGAGACGGTCGACAGTTGTACTTCGACTGGCAGCGAAATGGTGAATGCAACGAAAAAAATTGCATCGTTTGCGTATCCCCTTCCTCATTCCGATTGCTATCGGTCGCAATCCGAGAGACAAGTTTCTATGTACACTATGATACAGCCGACTCCGTCAATACCACCATTCGCTTACCCATATTTGGGATGTATTGCTCCATTGCAATCCTCGACTTTTCCTCATCCAGGATTCAGCCACTTACCAAACTTCATGGCATACGGGATATGGAATACCAATCACGAAATGACTACGGAAATCAACCCAGGTTTTCAAGATAAAATAGTATCACCagttgaagacaaacaaaagagtGTCGCTCCACATCGTGACGTACATTACCCGCCATCACCAAACTCTTTGCATCAACTAGACCGTCCACCGTCAATCGACACGCCAACAGACAACTGCAATGATTCCGACGAAGAACAGCGTTATCAATCAGACGGAGATTTAGAACAACGAATGTCGACTCGTGTGGGCgaaaatacagacaaaaatcAATCATTCATTCCCGATCCGTTAGACGACAAAACAAGCAGCCGTTCACAATCcttacaacaagaagagaACAAGTCAAACAGCAAGAGAGAAGCAAAATTGAACCAAAAATGGATTGAAACGAGAAAGGCGCATCAGCGACGCGAGTTGTCATCTAAAGAGGCAAAGAAAAACATTTCCACGAGATTGACGCCAAACATGACAAAAAGGAAAAAACCAATCGCACAAACGAAACGTTTAGTACGAGCACGAATACGTACTGCTACTACAGAAGAAGACGCGGCTCTCTTTGAAGCTCTCTGGATAtcaaaacaagaacaaaacttcgacaagaaacagacagtcaaaccaTCACCTCGACCTCCAGTCCCAACCGCAAGAAAAAAGCGCGTCTACGGTAATCCGGAATTTTTCTACTCGCCTCGTCCTTCTAGCAGTCGCAGCAAGTGCGCCAACGACGACGTCCCTCGATACAAAATCGACGACATCGTGTGGGCAAAACTAGTCAGTCGACCTTGGTGGCCGGCAAAGGTGCTTTCATTCAGCAAAGACGACGGTCACAGCATGTACGACGTGTCAGTGCAATGGCTGGGCAAGAGCTCGAATTGTACCGACGTGCTGCCGTCGTCTTTGATTTGTCCGTTTTCGGAAAATTTCGACGAGCATTATCTGCCCAACAAGACGAAGAGCACGTACGTTAAGGCGGTTCGAGATGCCTTGCAAAAGTCGGAATTAGAAGTTAATCGCTTTACACGTTTATCCGATCAACGCCATTAA
- the LOC134193387 gene encoding PWWP domain-containing protein 2A-like isoform X2, which yields MQPVRTSTTRRDTLPHINTYKSHFKGETGDKRAIHKRISSNLKEKRRQENGEKKRKIRQSSTHLNQMSSCDVAQGILDKNKRRQSDGHDGVKAKATKQNEIASNSGLDCSRIDGLHPMNDETVDSCTSTGSEMVNATKKIASFAYPLPHSDCYRSQSERQVSMYTMIQPTPSIPPFAYPYLGCIAPLQSSTFPHPGFSHLPNFMAYGIWNTNHEMTTEINPGFQDKIVSPVEDKQKSVAPHRDVHYPPSPNSLHQLDRPPSIDTPTDNCNDSDEEQRYQSDGDLEQRMSTRVGENTDKNQSFIPDPLDDKTSSRSQSLQQEENKSNSKREAKLNQKWIETRKAHQRRELSSKEAKKNISTRLTPNMTKRKKPIAQTKRLVRARIRTATTEEDAALFEALWISKQEQNFDKKQTVKPSPRPPVPTARKKRVYGNPEFFYSPRPSSSRSKCANDDVPRYKIDDIVWAKLVSRPWWPAKVLSFSKDDGHSMYDVSVQWLGKSSNCTDVLPSSLICPFSENFDEHYLPNKTKSTYVKAVRDALQKSELEVNRFTRLSDQRH from the coding sequence ATGCAACCGGTAAGAACATCAACGACAAGAAGAGACACTCTCCCTCATATCAACACTTACAAATCGCATTTCAAAGGCGAAACTGGTGACAAACGAGCGATACACAAAAGGATTTCGTCAAATCTAAAAGAGAAaagaagacaagaaaatgGAGAAAAGAAGAGGAAAATACGCCAATCATCAACTCATCTAAATCAGATGTCAAGCTGTGACGTCGCCCAGGGAATattagacaaaaacaaacgaCGACAATCAGACGGTCACGATGGAGTCAAAGCAAAAGcgacaaaacaaaatgaaatcGCGTCGAACTCTGGCTTAGACTGCAGCCGTATTGATGGCCTGCATCCAATGAATGACGAGACGGTCGACAGTTGTACTTCGACTGGCAGCGAAATGGTGAATGCAACGAAAAAAATTGCATCGTTTGCGTATCCCCTTCCTCATTCCGATTGCTATCGGTCGCAATCCGAGAGACAAGTTTCTATGTACACTATGATACAGCCGACTCCGTCAATACCACCATTCGCTTACCCATATTTGGGATGTATTGCTCCATTGCAATCCTCGACTTTTCCTCATCCAGGATTCAGCCACTTACCAAACTTCATGGCATACGGGATATGGAATACCAATCACGAAATGACTACGGAAATCAACCCAGGTTTTCAAGATAAAATAGTATCACCagttgaagacaaacaaaagagtGTCGCTCCACATCGTGACGTACATTACCCGCCATCACCAAACTCTTTGCATCAACTAGACCGTCCACCGTCAATCGACACGCCAACAGACAACTGCAATGATTCCGACGAAGAACAGCGTTATCAATCAGACGGAGATTTAGAACAACGAATGTCGACTCGTGTGGGCgaaaatacagacaaaaatcAATCATTCATTCCCGATCCGTTAGACGACAAAACAAGCAGCCGTTCACAATCcttacaacaagaagagaACAAGTCAAACAGCAAGAGAGAAGCAAAATTGAACCAAAAATGGATTGAAACGAGAAAGGCGCATCAGCGACGCGAGTTGTCATCTAAAGAGGCAAAGAAAAACATTTCCACGAGATTGACGCCAAACATGACAAAAAGGAAAAAACCAATCGCACAAACGAAACGTTTAGTACGAGCACGAATACGTACTGCTACTACAGAAGAAGACGCGGCTCTCTTTGAAGCTCTCTGGATAtcaaaacaagaacaaaacttcgacaagaaacagacagtcaaaccaTCACCTCGACCTCCAGTCCCAACCGCAAGAAAAAAGCGCGTCTACGGTAATCCGGAATTTTTCTACTCGCCTCGTCCTTCTAGCAGTCGCAGCAAGTGCGCCAACGACGACGTCCCTCGATACAAAATCGACGACATCGTGTGGGCAAAACTAGTCAGTCGACCTTGGTGGCCGGCAAAGGTGCTTTCATTCAGCAAAGACGACGGTCACAGCATGTACGACGTGTCAGTGCAATGGCTGGGCAAGAGCTCGAATTGTACCGACGTGCTGCCGTCGTCTTTGATTTGTCCGTTTTCGGAAAATTTCGACGAGCATTATCTGCCCAACAAGACGAAGAGCACGTACGTTAAGGCGGTTCGAGATGCCTTGCAAAAGTCGGAATTAGAAGTTAATCGCTTTACACGTTTATCCGATCAACGCCATTAA
- the LOC134193062 gene encoding uncharacterized protein LOC134193062 — protein sequence MVTFRKGTRLPVIVEEATADIVVVSIKTEGRTFSGVLLDSTFRTSESEKKQGIFETLSLPSKEMQPVRTSTTRENALPHINTYKSPLKDKRVIHKRISSNLKEKRRQQMGEKKRKLLESSTHLDQTSNFDDQEILDKNKRQQSDGHDGVNAKATKQNEIASNSGLDCSRVDGLHPMNGETVDGCTSTGSEIVNATKTIASLAYPHLHSDCYRSQFKFYERQVSMYTMIQPTSSIPPFAYPYLGCIAPLQSLTFPHPGFNHLPNFMTYGIWNTNHEMSTEINPVFQNKILSPVEDKNYIVAPHIAGEFCRGEHYPPSPNSLQQLDRPPSIDTPTDGCNGSDKEQRHQTDGDLEQRMSTRVDENTDENQSFIPDPSDDETSCRSQSLQQEENKSNNKREAELKQKLIETRKAHQRRRLSSKVTKKNISTRLTPRMRKRKKPIAQTKRLVRARIGSATTEEDAVLFEALWISKQEQTFDKKQSVKPSLRPPVAAARKKRVYGNPEFFYSPRPSSSRSKCANDDVPRYKIDDIVWAKLVSRPWWPAKVLSFSNDDGHSMYDVSVQWLGKSSNCTDVLPSSLICPFSENFDEHYLPDKTKSTYVKAVREALQKSGLEANRFTRLSDQRH from the exons ATGGTTACGTTTCGAAAAGGTACTCGATTGCCCGTCATTGTAGAAGAGGCTACGGCAGACATAGTCGTCGTCTCGATCAAGACAGAAGGAAGAACTTTCAGCGGAGTTCTCTTAGATTCGACATTCAG GACAAGTGAAAGTGAAAAGAAGCAAGGTATATTCGAAACTTTATCTCTTCCGAGCAAAGAAATGCAACCGGTAAGAACATCGACGACAAGAGAAAACGCTCTCCCTCATATCAACACTTACAAATCGCCTTTAAAAGACAAACGAGTGATACACAAAAGGATCTCGTCAAATCTAaaagagaagagaagacaacAAATGGGAGAAAAGAAGAGGAAATTACTCGAATCATCAACTCATCTAGATCAGACTTCAAACTTTGACGACCAAGAAATattagacaaaaacaaacggCAACAATCAGACGGTCACGACGGAGTCAATGCAAAAGcgacaaaacaaaatgaaatcGCGTCGAACTCTGGCTTAGATTGCAGCCGTGTTGATGGCCTGCATCCAATGAATGGCGAGACGGTCGACGGTTGTACTTCGACTGGCAGCGAAATAGTGAATGCAACGAAAACAATTGCATCATTGGCGTATCCCCATCTTCATTCCGATTGCTATCGGTCGCAATTCAAATTCTACGAGAGACAAGTTTCTATGTACACGATGATACAACCGACATCGTCAATACCACCATTCGCTTACCCATATTTGGGATGCATCGCTCCATTACAATCCTTGACTTTTCCTCATCCAGGATTCAACCACTTACCAAACTTCATGACATACGGGATATGGAATACCAATCACGAAATGAGTACGGAAATCAACCCAGTTTttcaaaataaaatattatcaCCAGTTGAAGACAAAAATTATATTGTCGCTCCACACATTGCCGGAGAGTTTTGTCGTGGCGAACATTACCCGCCATCGCCAAACTCTTTGCAACAACTAGACCGTCCACCGTCAATCGACACGCCAACAGACGGCTGCAATGGTTCCGACAAAGAACAACGTCATCAAACAGACGGAGATTTAGAACAAAGAATGTCTACTCGTGTGGACGAAAATACAGACgaaaatcaatcatttattccCGATCCGTCAGACGATGAAACAAGCTGTCGTTCACAATccttacaacaagaagaaaacaagtcaaacaACAAGAGAGAAGCGgaattaaaacaaaaattgattgaaACGAGAAAGGCGCATCAGCGACGCAGATTGTCATCAAAAGTGACAAAGAAAAACATTTCCACGAGATTGACGCCAAGAATGAGGAAAAGGAAAAAACCAATTGCACAAACGAAACGTTTAGTACGAGCACGAATAGGTAGTGCTACTACAGAAGAAGACGCGGTTCTGTTTGAAGCTCTCTGGATAtcaaaacaagaacaaaccTTCGACAAGAAACAGTCAGTCAAACCATCACTTCGACCTCCAGTCGCAGCAGCAAGAAAAAAGCGCGTCTACGGTAATCCGGAATTTTTCTACTCGCCTCGTCCTTCTAGCAGTCGCAGCAAGTGCGCCAACGACGACGTCCCTCGATACAAAATCGACGACATCGTGTGGGCAAAACTAGTCAGTCGGCCTTGGTGGCCGGCAAAGGTGCTTTCATTCAGCAACGACGACGGTCACAGCATGTACGACGTGTCGGTGCAATGGCTGGGCAAGAGCTCGAATTGTACCGACGTGCTGCCGTCGTCTTTGATTTGTCCGTTTTCGGAAAATTTCGACGAGCATTATCTGCCCGACAAGACGAAGAGCACGTACGTTAAGGCGGTTCGAGAGGCCTTACAAAAGTCGGGATTAGAGGCTAATCGCTTCACACGTTTATCCGATCAACGCCATTAA
- the LOC134193211 gene encoding collagen alpha-2(VIII) chain-like yields MRAIESLVVVTLMASKITASTDGDASSEVCAGEKGDKGETGHPGSSGLRGYKGEKGETGASGNDGVKGDAGVRGPPGVRGPVGPPGLMGPTGYGKTGAQGPQGNPGSQGPVGPPGLSGVKGTRGNKGNKGNLGVRGIAGADGTPGPPGHRGQTGVTGSKGEKGIRGEPGHKGEQGRQGVPGQAIDPETLKNYVESVKTMRQEVVGKLDKFNISLQLQFEDLKQEILAGSEKPAAHLSGVGSSHGVYSSGTVTQWYESSGSVWSPFLRGGMQYSNGVITVPNDGLYYVYAQMYYYHASSSYRYAGFRIRVNAASRAFAYWYNYYFRDHHTHYMGRIIQLNKGDKLSITFESNCSYYFYNERAFFGSFSVN; encoded by the exons ATGAGAGCTATCGAGTCACTCGTTGTCGTTACTCTTATGGCTAGCAAAATCACTGCTAGTACAGATGGAGATGCAAGCAGTGAAGTGTGCGctggagagaaaggcgacaag GGGGAGACAGGCCATCCGGGATCTTCTGGACTGAGA GGATACAAAGGAGAGAAAGGTGAAACTGGAGCTTCTGGTAATGATGGAGTTAAG GGTGATGCTGGTGTGAGAGGTCCACCTGGAGTGCGTGGTCCTGTC GGTCCACCTGGGCTGATGGGTCCGACTGGCTATGGTAAGACTGGAGCTCAAGGTCCGCAAGGAAACCCAGGAAGTCAG GGTCCTGTTGGTCCACCAGGTTTGTCTGGAGTAAAAGGAACAAGAGGAAATAAG GGAAACAAAGGCAATTTGGGTGTACGAGGAATAGCTGGAGCTGACGGAACACCG GGCCCACCTGGGCACAGGGGGCAAACAGGAGTGACAGGATCAAAAGGGGAAAAG GGAATCAGAGGAGAACCAGGACACAAAGGAGAGCAAGGGAGGCAAGGAGTACCTGGACAAGCA ATTGATCCAGAAACTTTAAAGAATTATGTTGAATCAGTCAAGACAATGAGACAAGAA gTTGTTGGTAAACTGGACAAATTTAATATCTCTCTTCAATTACAA TTTGAGGACTTGAAACAAGAAATCCTG GCTGGCAGCGAGAAACCAGCTGCTCACTTGTCCGGTGTTGGCAGCTCGCACGGCGTATACAGCTCTG gaACTGTAACTCAATGGTATGAGAGCAGTGGTTCCGTCTGGTCTCCTTTTCTTCGCGGTGGCATGCAGTACAGCAACGGTGTTATCACTGTTCCCAACGATGGACTTTACTACGTTTACGCACAAATGTACTATTACCACGCAAGCTCAAGTTACCGCTATGCTGGTTTTCGTATCAGAGTGAATGCTGCCAGTCGTGCTTTTGCTTATTGGTACAACTACTATTTCCGTGATCATCACACTCATTACATGGGACGCATCATTCAGCTAAACAAGGGAGACAAACTGTCAATAACATTCGAATCCAACTGTTCCTACTACTTTTATAACGAGCGCGCATTTTTTGGTTCGTTTTCAGTGAACTGA